A DNA window from Aspergillus nidulans FGSC A4 chromosome I contains the following coding sequences:
- a CDS encoding protein oefB (transcript_id=CADANIAT00007721), with amino-acid sequence MVYPFQPWSRDSSSVRSSLSEASPSNTHAYFDLSFSSSYLPVGSLSNNIPPPPPPSPNDDLLDITPQKCSFSSNSTNNACAFPSWPNRPSLISCDSGESTASAYLSDEDLFPDGPMTPEPASSIDEESAAMDPRMGGTSLTTEQQIQMLRVLAEEEAQRARFLAQVQAHAKAQQAIRVAQLAATEKETNKRTKKRKPVVAEKKRRTTSSSKVVYRS; translated from the coding sequence ATGGTTTATCCATTCCAGCCCTGGAGCAGGGACTCATCCAGCGTCCGCTCTTCCCTTAGCGAAGCCAGCCCCAGCAACACTCACGCCTACTTCGACctgagcttcagcagctcatACTTGCCCGTGGGCAGCCTCAGCAATAACatcccaccaccaccaccgccttCACCCAACGATGACCTACTCGACATTACTCCCCAGAAATGCAGCTTCTCTTCGAACTCCACCAACAACGCCTGCGCTTTCCCGTCGTGGCCAAACCGGCCATCTCTGATCAGCTGCGACTCCGGGGAATCGACAGCGTCCGCTTACCTGTCCGACGAGGATCTCTTCCCTGATGGCCCGATGACCCCAGAACCCGCCAGCAGTATCGACGAGGAATCCGCCGCTATGGACCCGCGTATGGGCGGCACCAGCCTCACGACCGAGCAGCAGATCCAGATGCTCCGCGTTTTggccgaagaagaggcccaGCGTGCTCGGTTCCTCGCGCAGGTGCAGGCCCACGCGAAGGCGCAGCAGGCGATCCGGGTTGCCCAGCTCGCAgcgacggagaaggagaCCAACAAGCGCaccaagaagcgcaagccgGTCGTTGCTGAAAAGAAGCGACGGACGACCTCGTCTTCCAAGGTCGTCTACCGGTCGTAA
- a CDS encoding uncharacterized protein (transcript_id=CADANIAT00007720): MQLQLRLQQRLQNPSPAGRTSAGPLIRDSYGTYSVATMDVRLDRPEIAPRYSVLYGDN, encoded by the exons atgcagctgcagctacGACTGCAACAACGACTGCAGAATCCTAGCCCGGCTGGTCGCACATCCGCCGG ACCGCTTATTAGAGACTCCTACGGAACGTATTCAGTAGCTACAATGGACGTCAGACTGGACAGGCCGGAAATTGCACCGCGATACTCCGTGCTCTACGGAGACAACTGA